Proteins co-encoded in one Methyloterricola oryzae genomic window:
- a CDS encoding diflavin oxidoreductase, with amino-acid sequence MSHSSVLLTPQQWEWVAQLAQECSQEQLTWLSGYLAGVAGARAQTHARPATVAVEEAGLVTVLYGSQTGNAEKLAHELQRRLVGHGRSVRVESMGRYKSAQLKREHVVLFVVSTYGEGDPPDNARVLHEFLLSAKAPNLAQLQFAVLALGDTSYEHFCKTGRDFDERLAALGAKRLCERVECDLDYEESAERWMKAVLAALPQHQSAVPESGVSGPLDHASPNYSRKCPFHAALLENLCLSGRGSSKEVRHIELSLEGSGLRYEPGDALGVVPRNCPDLVDELIAALGLDAESTVTEPGGREVKLREALEQAFEITTVTRPLLEQYAHLSDASELRKLLENDGRADLQQYLRARDLLDVVRAYPVKGIAPSEFVALLRRLPPRLYSIASSFNASPDEVHLTVAAVRYESLGRQRQGVASTYLADRVADGEQIPVFIESNPNFRLPKEPGTAVIMIGPGTGVAPFRAFMAEREFSADTGKNWLFFGDRRFHTDFLYQQEWLDYRSKGLLARIDVAFSRDGDDKVYVQHRMRENSRELFA; translated from the coding sequence ATGTCGCATTCCAGCGTGCTTTTGACCCCTCAACAGTGGGAATGGGTTGCTCAATTGGCACAGGAGTGCAGTCAGGAGCAACTCACTTGGCTAAGCGGGTATCTCGCCGGGGTGGCAGGTGCAAGAGCACAGACTCATGCTAGGCCTGCAACTGTTGCAGTTGAAGAGGCTGGTCTCGTGACCGTCCTATATGGCTCACAAACCGGAAATGCGGAGAAGCTTGCACATGAACTCCAGAGGCGGTTGGTGGGGCACGGACGAAGCGTGCGAGTCGAATCCATGGGCCGCTATAAGTCCGCCCAACTCAAACGCGAACATGTTGTCCTGTTTGTCGTGAGCACCTACGGCGAGGGTGACCCGCCGGATAATGCCAGGGTTCTGCATGAGTTTCTGCTCAGTGCCAAAGCGCCGAATCTCGCCCAACTGCAGTTTGCCGTATTGGCGTTGGGGGATACCAGCTACGAACACTTTTGCAAGACGGGGCGTGATTTCGATGAGCGCTTGGCGGCACTGGGCGCGAAACGACTTTGCGAACGCGTCGAGTGCGATCTCGATTACGAGGAAAGTGCAGAGCGGTGGATGAAGGCGGTGCTTGCGGCGCTGCCGCAACATCAAAGCGCCGTGCCGGAATCTGGGGTATCTGGTCCCCTCGACCATGCCTCGCCGAATTATTCCCGGAAGTGTCCCTTTCATGCCGCCTTGCTTGAAAACCTGTGTCTGAGTGGCAGGGGCTCCAGCAAGGAAGTGCGCCATATTGAACTCTCTCTGGAAGGCTCCGGCCTGCGTTACGAGCCAGGCGACGCCTTGGGAGTGGTTCCACGCAATTGCCCTGACTTGGTCGATGAACTCATTGCCGCGCTTGGGCTGGATGCGGAATCGACAGTGACGGAGCCGGGGGGCAGGGAAGTTAAGCTTCGCGAAGCGCTGGAGCAAGCTTTTGAAATCACGACAGTGACGCGACCTCTCCTCGAGCAATACGCGCATCTCTCCGACGCCTCTGAACTGCGGAAACTGCTGGAGAACGATGGGCGCGCTGATTTGCAACAGTACCTGCGCGCGCGTGATCTGCTCGACGTGGTCAGGGCCTATCCCGTGAAAGGGATAGCGCCATCAGAGTTTGTTGCGCTCCTGCGCAGGCTTCCGCCACGCCTTTACTCCATCGCCTCCAGTTTCAACGCCAGTCCCGATGAAGTGCACCTGACCGTGGCGGCCGTTCGTTATGAGTCGTTAGGGCGGCAACGACAGGGGGTGGCGTCGACCTACCTTGCGGACCGCGTGGCGGACGGCGAGCAGATTCCGGTCTTCATTGAGAGCAATCCCAATTTCAGGCTGCCTAAAGAACCCGGCACCGCGGTCATCATGATCGGGCCTGGAACGGGCGTGGCACCGTTTCGTGCCTTCATGGCGGAGCGCGAGTTCTCCGCGGATACTGGCAAAAACTGGCTGTTTTTTGGAGATCGCCGGTTTCACACCGACTTTCTATACCAGCAGGAATGGCTCGACTACCGGAGCAAGGGCTTGCTTGCTCGCATCGATGTGGCCTTTTCCCGTGACGGGGACGACAAGGTGTATGTCCAGCATCGCATGCGTGAGAACAGTCGGGAACTTTTTGCGTGA
- the cysI gene encoding assimilatory sulfite reductase (NADPH) hemoprotein subunit, producing MAPGEDEALKAESAYLRGTITDSLADMVTGAVTPSDAKLLKFHGIYQQDDRDLRNERQKQKLEPAFSFLIRLRMPGGVCTPKQWLQLDDLAHRYGHGSLRITTRQTFQFHGVIKRHLKMTIAGINHALISTVAACGDVNRNVVCHNNPYLSPHHAALYRLAREISDRFLPATQAYHEIWLDGEHIVGNSAAEEPFYGRTYLPRKFKIGLALPPWNDVDVFSQDLGFIAVIEDGELVGFNVCVGGGMGMTHGDLGTHPRVADVVGYAPISRILEVAEQTIAIQRDFGDRINRRHARFKYTIEDRGIEWFRKELSTRMGWTLEEPHEFHFDGNGDRLGWAKDADGFWHLTLGVMSGRLRDSPEVEWLSALRKVAEIHEGDFRLTTNQNLIIARIHAQRKRSIEAILRKHRVPLPDAWTEVRRLAMSCVAFPTCGLAMAESERWLPSWVDRLETLLSEFGLQQEPISVRVSGCPNGCARPFLAEIGLVGKSPGRYNLYLGAAFDGSRLNSLYKESLNEDELLAALRPILEHYSCERLEGEHFGDFAVRSGYVPPIQDFHSPAKAAQPRLES from the coding sequence ATGGCGCCCGGCGAAGATGAGGCCCTCAAGGCAGAAAGCGCTTATCTGCGCGGCACGATCACAGACAGTCTCGCTGATATGGTTACGGGTGCGGTTACCCCTTCCGATGCCAAATTGCTCAAGTTCCATGGAATATATCAGCAGGATGATCGAGACCTGCGAAACGAGCGCCAAAAGCAGAAACTCGAACCTGCTTTCAGTTTTTTGATCCGGTTGCGCATGCCGGGTGGTGTGTGCACACCCAAGCAGTGGCTCCAATTGGATGACCTGGCCCATCGCTATGGACATGGATCGCTGAGGATCACCACACGACAGACTTTCCAGTTTCACGGAGTCATCAAGCGGCATCTGAAGATGACCATCGCGGGAATCAATCATGCCCTGATAAGCACCGTTGCGGCTTGCGGCGACGTGAACCGCAATGTCGTTTGCCACAACAACCCTTATCTGTCACCGCATCACGCCGCACTTTATCGGTTGGCCAGGGAAATCAGTGATCGCTTTTTGCCTGCTACCCAGGCTTATCACGAGATCTGGCTGGATGGAGAGCACATCGTTGGCAATTCCGCTGCCGAAGAGCCCTTCTATGGCCGTACTTACCTTCCGCGTAAATTCAAAATTGGACTGGCGCTGCCGCCTTGGAACGACGTGGACGTGTTTTCCCAGGATCTTGGCTTCATCGCCGTTATCGAGGATGGCGAATTGGTCGGGTTCAATGTTTGCGTGGGCGGTGGAATGGGCATGACTCATGGCGATCTGGGCACGCATCCGCGTGTGGCCGACGTGGTCGGTTACGCTCCGATCAGCCGAATTCTGGAGGTGGCTGAGCAGACCATTGCAATTCAGCGGGATTTCGGGGATCGGATCAATAGGCGGCACGCCCGCTTTAAATACACCATTGAGGACCGGGGAATCGAGTGGTTTCGAAAGGAGTTGTCGACAAGAATGGGGTGGACTCTGGAAGAGCCTCACGAATTTCATTTCGATGGAAATGGTGATCGCTTGGGCTGGGCCAAAGATGCTGACGGTTTCTGGCATCTCACGCTTGGAGTGATGAGCGGACGTCTGCGCGACTCTCCGGAAGTCGAATGGCTTAGCGCCCTCAGAAAGGTCGCCGAGATCCACGAGGGGGATTTCCGGTTAACCACTAACCAGAATCTGATCATCGCTAGGATACACGCACAGCGCAAGCGCAGTATCGAAGCCATTTTGCGCAAACACCGTGTTCCGCTTCCTGATGCCTGGACTGAGGTTCGGCGCCTGGCAATGTCCTGCGTTGCTTTTCCGACCTGTGGCCTGGCCATGGCCGAGAGCGAGCGGTGGCTGCCGTCTTGGGTCGATCGCCTCGAGACGTTGTTGTCCGAGTTTGGTCTGCAGCAGGAACCCATTTCGGTGCGGGTAAGTGGTTGCCCAAATGGCTGCGCTAGGCCATTTCTGGCCGAAATCGGTCTGGTTGGGAAATCGCCGGGGCGCTACAACCTCTATCTGGGCGCCGCCTTCGATGGCTCGCGCCTCAACAGTCTCTACAAGGAAAGCCTAAATGAGGACGAACTGTTGGCTGCACTCAGGCCGATACTCGAACATTATTCGTGCGAGCGCCTGGAGGGCGAACATTTTGGCGACTTCGCGGTCCGCTCCGGCT